One window from the genome of Bradyrhizobium sp. 4 encodes:
- a CDS encoding DUF2336 domain-containing protein codes for MRAISAADLITELDDTIARSSSERCARMLWRTTDLLVDGNHRLQEPQVGLLDDVLIRLARRIGPGTLAELSTTLAELGTAPMKTLRRLASCGDPAIAVPILMKSPALSPADLVAIATSGSEDHLLAIAGRRRIECPVTEAILQRGSSKTCLAVIGNPGAEFSGAAYANLVRRAVDDDEITKALTLRPDTPDMVVRELLSVLPRPANKASNANASSQVLATAKGLCDTEYAAARPEIISLNRSGKLSDSTVNRFAIRRETANLFTALSVLSGAPIEAIEQVMAESGYEGPVMACRASRLNWQTTLAVLNTRGARLSLGERARAQVLFETLHLSTSQWSVRWGEISAGARGRTASSAGNQ; via the coding sequence ATGAGGGCAATTTCTGCGGCCGATCTCATTACTGAGTTGGATGACACCATCGCGAGGAGCTCATCCGAACGTTGTGCGCGCATGCTCTGGCGCACCACCGACCTACTCGTCGACGGTAATCACCGACTGCAAGAGCCGCAGGTCGGCCTTCTTGACGACGTTCTAATTCGCTTGGCCCGGCGGATTGGGCCCGGGACGCTCGCCGAGCTCAGCACGACGCTCGCCGAGCTGGGTACTGCTCCGATGAAGACCTTGCGACGTCTCGCCTCGTGCGGCGATCCGGCGATCGCAGTCCCGATCCTTATGAAATCTCCCGCCCTATCGCCGGCTGATCTCGTGGCGATCGCGACGTCCGGCAGCGAGGATCACCTTCTCGCCATTGCTGGCCGGCGCAGGATCGAATGCCCAGTGACTGAGGCAATATTGCAGCGCGGCAGCAGCAAGACTTGTCTGGCCGTCATCGGCAATCCGGGCGCTGAATTCTCAGGCGCGGCCTATGCCAACTTGGTCCGTAGGGCTGTGGATGACGACGAGATCACGAAAGCGCTGACGCTGAGGCCAGACACCCCGGACATGGTGGTTCGGGAGCTGCTGTCGGTATTGCCACGGCCGGCAAATAAGGCTTCCAACGCAAACGCTTCATCGCAGGTATTAGCGACAGCGAAGGGACTTTGCGACACTGAGTACGCCGCCGCGAGGCCGGAGATCATATCGCTCAATCGGAGCGGAAAGCTGAGCGATTCGACTGTCAATCGGTTCGCGATCCGGCGTGAGACAGCCAACCTGTTCACGGCGTTGTCGGTGCTGTCGGGAGCACCGATTGAGGCCATCGAGCAGGTTATGGCAGAGTCTGGTTACGAAGGCCCGGTTATGGCGTGCCGGGCATCGCGCTTGAACTGGCAGACCACGCTGGCGGTCCTCAACACTCGCGGCGCGAGGCTTTCACTAGGCGAGCGCGCACGAGCTCAGGTGCTGTTCGAAACGCTTCATCTCTCGACCAGCCAATGGTCCGTTCGTTGGGGAGAAATCTCCGCGGGCGCCCGCGGTCGCACTGCAAGTTCGGCAGGAAACCAATGA